A section of the Drosophila sechellia strain sech25 chromosome 3L, ASM438219v1, whole genome shotgun sequence genome encodes:
- the LOC6605392 gene encoding semaphorin-5A produces MNMLILKLPKMFSQLWLLLILSLLTLEGPQPSTGSAYTTKSSVELLENDSRYISYQDLMSTAKRFYDPETTWYSEMLFDVARNQVIVGARDTLYRMSFDLEPLERAIWGATPSEIAMCQAKGQSERWCRNYVRVLHSYGENQLYACGTNAFQPSCSWRQMENLTVTSVDSGVVKCPFHPQANSTSLLQSNGQLFVGTATDFSGSDVAILRTGVESNKRFLRTKQYNNNWLSGAQFVGSFEAGNFVYFLLRESAAEHMSCGKVIYSRIARVCKNDVGGGGQLLRDNWTSFLKARLNCSLPGEYPYYFDEIQGMTYAESESVLYATFRTSGSSIFGSAVCAYKLSSINAAFDGPFKQQEHADAAWKTVNTNQRSQFQCGTSSIGSSIGHWLESSRYQLMDEAVQPIGAEPLYHSKLEQFGRLALDIINTKTEQVHVLFVASSENHIKKLSVKYGGDGVQTCLVELWQADDTGTSSLLNMAYLKVSDSLYLGTDLALTRIPAQHCSRHVSQSSCLNSMDPYCGWNELVERCMPQPQDSSVLQHWHQAPQITCPVLNAPIDGGWSTWSPWAVCQQHEQPDSNCQCRQRSCNNPQPQHGGATCEGISTQVTNCTQHGGWTEWSAWSPCSQTCGIAVKIRRRTCGNPRPAFGGRTCVGSEQSEMYCRHLPPCPVAKPQSVDGGWGPWGEWSECSAQCGGGFRMRRRECNDPAPLNGGMECPGCRLDYEECNMQSCQEVRKLSAWTPWLTVTGSGNSSEPHTERRFRFVCRATSPDPSSVRVGLPKEESRNCHADGSCQRQVDHDSADSDAADWSPCSVSCGGGVQQRHRGRGSQSRVCNIHACPAEEQLSSNSLDNEVEHGEWGCWSEWSACSVTCGLGLRRRTRRCLAGHDRFCQGRALEEQKCEMVPCEDFLGWSAWSEWSSCSSDGIRLRHRRCLVEQPGSMECRGAEFEKTACVPNECEETQTASTATLPIVIFVGLLFTVACCLATYRFTKKRFMISAEEALNKTTTTTASFDTYPNQYSSLPTKDYYDQRPKRQSSFRMPAKTSNLGNGNGTLNRNNMHQNNTPKVLAKNYIDCESGTMKRQSALNNCRSNIDDEKF; encoded by the exons GGACACCCTGTACCGCATGTCTTTCGACCTGGAGCCGCTGGAGCGGGCCATCTGGGGTGCCACGCCGTCGGAGATCGCCATGTGCCAGGCAAAAGGCCAGTCGGAGCGATGGTGTCGCAACTATGTGCGCGTGCTCCACAGCTACGGTGAGAACCAGCTGTACGCGTGTGGGACGAACGCCTTCCAGCCGAGCTGTTCGTGGCGCCAG ATGGAGAACCTAACCGTCACCAGCGTGGACAGCGGCGTGGTCAAGTGTCCATTTCATCCGCAGGCGAACAGCACCAGTCTGCTGCAGTCCAATGGGCAACTCTTTGTGGGTACCGCCACCGATTTCTCGGGCAGCGATGTGGCCATCCTGCGAACAGGAGTGGAGTCCAATAAG CGTTTCCTCCGCACCAAGCAATATAATAACAACTGGCTGAGTGGAGCCCAATTCGTGGGAAGCTTCGAGGCTGGCAACTTTGTATATTTTCTGCTACGCGAATCAGCAGCCGAGCACATGAGTTGTGGGAAG GTGATATACTCCAGAATCGCTAGGGTATGCAAGAATGATGTGGGCGGTGGTGGTCAGTTGCTAAGGGACAATTGGACATCGTTCCTGAAGGCTCGTCTCAATTGCTCACTGCCTGGCGAATATCCTTACTATTTCGATGAGATCCAAGGAATGACTTAcgccgaatccgaatccgtaCTCTATGCCACCTTCAGAACGTCGGG ATCCAGCATATTTGGTTCAGCTGTTTGCGCCTACAAACTGAGCTCCATAAACGCGGCCTTCGATGGACCCTTCAAGCAGCAGGAGCACGCGGATGCGGCCTGGAAAACGGTCAACACGAATCAGCGGAGTCAGTTCCAGTGCGGAACGAGTAGTATTGGCAGTAGTATTGGCCACTGGCTGGAGAGCTCACGCTACCAACTGATGGATGAGGCAGTGCAGCCAATTGGGGCAGAGCCATTGTATCACTCCAAGCTGGAACAGTTCGGCCGCCTGGCGTTGGACATCATAAACACAAAGACGGAACAGGTGCACGTGCTCTTCGTGGCCAGCAGTGAGAATCACATCAAGAAATTGTCCGTAAAGTACGGTGGCGATGGAGTTCAGACATGTCTGGTGGAACTTTGGCAGGCGGACGATACTGGCACCAGTAGCCTGCTGAATATGGCCTATTTGAAAGTCAGCGATTCCCTCTATCTGGGCACCGATCTGGCGCTCACCCGGATTCCCGCCCAGCACTGCAGTCGCCATGTGTCGCAGTCAAGTTGCCTGAATTCCATGGATCCCTACTGCGGCTGGAACGAACTGGTGGAGCGCTGCATGCCCCAGCCACAGGATTCCTCAGTACTGCAGCACTGGCATCAGGCGCCACAGATCACCTGTCCTGTGCTGAATGCCCCCATCGATGGCGGTTGGTCCACCTGGAGTCCCTGGGCCGTTTGCCAGCAGCACGAGCAGCCGGATAGTAATTGCCAGTGCCGACAGCGCAGTTGCAACAATCCTCAGCCACAACACGGAGGCGCCACCTGCGAGGGCATCAG CACCCAAGTGACAAACTGCACGCAGCACGGAGGATGGACGGAGTGGTCAGCATGGTCGCCCTGCTCCCAGACCTGCGGCATTGCCGTGAAGATCCGACGACGGACCTGTGGAAATCCGCGTCCGGCATTCGGCGGCCGCACATGTGTGGGATCGGAGCAGTCGGAGATGTACTGCCGCCACTTGCCACCGTGCCCGGTGGCCAAGCCGCAGTCCGTGGATGGCGGATGGGGACCGTGGGGCGAGTGGAGCGAGTGCAGTGCCCAGTGCGGCGGTGGCTTCCGGATGCGTCGACGTGAGTGCAACGATCCGGCTCCACTCAATGGCGGAATGGAGTGCCCGGGCTGTCGGCTGGACTACGAGGAGTGCAACATGCAGAGCTGTCAGGAGGTGCGCAAACTCAGTGCCTGGACACCGTGGCTAACGGTCACCGGAAGCGGAAACTCAAGTGAACCACACACGGAGAGGCGATTCAGGTTCGTCTGTCGTGCCACCAGTCCGGATCCGAGTTCCGTCCGAGTTGGCCTGCCCAAGGAGGAGTCGCGCAATTGTCATGCTGATGGCAGCTGCCAGCGGCAGGTTGATCACGACTCCGCGGACTCCGATGCTGCGGACTGGTCACCATGCAGCGTCAGTTGCGGTGGTGGTGTCCAGCAACGCCACCGCGGTCGTGGCAGCCAGAGTAGGGTATGCAATATACACGCCTGTCCGGCGGAAGAACAGCTGAGTAGTAATAGCCTGGACAACGAGGTGGAACACGGCGAGTGGGGCTGTTGGTCTGAGTGGTCTGCGTGCTCGGTGACCTGCGGATTGGGACTGCGCCGGAGGACGCGTCGTTGCCTGGCGGGTCACGACAGGTTTTGTCAGGGTCGTGCCCTCGAAGAACAGAAGTGTGAAATGGTGCCATGCGAAG atttCCTGGGTTGGAGCGCCTGGAGCGAGTGGTCGAGCTGCTCCAGCGATGGCATCCGACTGAGACATCGCCGCTGCCTGGTGGAGCAGCCCGGCTCGATGGAGTGCCGTGGTGCGGAGTTCGAGAAGACCGCCTGTGTGCCCAATGAATGCGAGG AAACCCAAACTGCCTCGACTGCCACGCTGCCCATCGTGATCTTCGTTGGCCTGCTGTTCACTGTGGCCTGTTGCCTGGCCACCTACAGATTCACCAAGAAACGATTCATGATAAGTGCTGAGGAGGCACTAAACAAAACCACGACGACAACAGCCAGTTTCGACACCTATCCCAACCAGTACTCCAGTCTGCCCACCAAGGAT TACTACGATCAGCGACCCAAACGGCAGTCCAGCTTCCGGATGCCGGCCAAGACCAGTAATTTGGGCAACGGCAATGGCACCCTCAACCGGAACAACATGCACCAAAATAATACGCCCAAAGTTCTGGCCAAAAACTATATCGACTGCGAATCGGGAACGATGAAACGACAATCGGCGCTGAACAATTGCCGCAGTAATATCGACGACGAGAAGTTCTAA